ATAATCACAACCACATCAACCAAAATTATGTCTCCACCTTCAACCACTAACACAGAGCTACTCTAAGATAATTTACATAACTACAAACTCAGATACGTGCCAGTAATGAAATCATAACAGAAATGAATTCTATTAAGTTCATAAGACAAATCTGCATACACATATACTAATAAATAGAAGTTAACTAAAGCTTAATGCACCTATGGCTACTTGTTTCAGAGTTATACGGCATGTCACTCATAATTAACACCTAGGTCACAACTAATACTTAACATATCACTAATtcaaaacaaaaaatataatCCGAAAGAACAAAAAGCAGCTAATCGATATTAAATCACCAAGTCCTAGCCTCCTAATGTTAAATTTAACGCAAACATCTCAACTTTAAAGCTAATCAACTCAAGAAATCAGCCAAAAGTATCTCTCCACTCTCTACCACAAAAAACTCAACTAAGCAAACACAATTTCCATAACAATAGACTCAGATCGTGCACAAAAAATTTCTGAAATGGAAAGCAGAAAACACAGCTCATACATATACCTAAGAAGAAGTTAACTAAAGCATAATGCACCTGTTGTTTAAGAGTTACTCAACATGTCACACATATATATTAATACTCAGGTCATACACTTTCACATATCACTAATTCAAAACACAAAATATAATCTGAAATAACAAAAAACAGATAATCGAATTTAATCACCAAATCATAGCCTCCTAATGTTAAATTTAAAAGTAATCAACACAAGAAATCAGCCAAAAGTATCTCTCCACTTTCAACCACAAACACGCAACTAAAGCAAAGACAATTTCCATAACTATAAATCAGATCGTGCgcaaaaaatttcaaaaatggAAAATAGAAAATACAGCTTATACATTGATATACCTAATTAGGAAGTTAACTAAAGCATAATGCACCTACTTGTTTGAGAGTTACTCAACATGGCACGCATAATTAACACCTAGGTCACAATTAACACTTAACATATCACTAATGTACAAAAAAAACATAATTCCACATAACAAAAACAgctaatcaaaatataatcacCAAATCCTAGCCTCCTAATGTTAAATTTAATGCAAACAACTCAAATGAAAAGCTAATAATCACAACGATAGCACCTAAGTAACAATTAACTCTTAACATATATTACTAATTCAAAACAAAATATAATTCCAAATAACAAAAACAGCTAATCGAAATTTAATCACCAAATAATGTTAAATTTAACGCAAACAACTCAAAGAAGCAAATAATCACAAGAAATCGGCTAAAATTATCTCCTATCTCTACCACAAACACGTAACTAAAGCAAAGACAATTTCCATAACTATAAACTCAGTTTGTACCTAATTACGAAGTTAACTAAACCATAATGCACTTACTTATTTCAGAGTTACTTGACATGAATACTTAACATATCACTAAGCAAAACCAAAAATGTAATCCGAAATAACAAAAATGGCTCATCGAAATTTAATCACCAAATCCTAGTCTCCTAATATTAAATTTAGCGCAAACAACTAAAATTTAAAGCTAATCAACACAAGAAATCAGCCAAAAGTATCTCTCCACTTTCAACCACACACACAACTAAACCAAAGACAATTTCCATAACTATAActcaggaaaaaaaaatcaaaattatatATACCTAATTAGGAAGTTAACTAATGCATAATGCACCTACTTGTTTAAGAGTTACGCGACATGTCACACATAATTAACACCTAGGTCTCAATTAACGCTTAACATATCACTAATGCACAACAAAAACATAATTCCAAATAATAAAAGCAGTTAATCGAAATTTAATCACCAAATTATAGCCTCCTACTGTTAAATTTACGCAAACATCTTAAATGAAAAGGTAATCAACACAAGAAATCAGCCAAAACTATGTCTCCACCTTCAACCACAAACACAACTACTTAGATTGTGCCAGTTATGATATCATAACAAAAATGAATCCTATTAAGTCCCACGAAAATCTGCATACATATACTGAATATAGCTAAATACCGTAAACTTTTGAGAGGATGTTAACTCAAGCATAATGCACCTGCTTGTTTCAGGGTTACATGACATCTCACACATAATTAACACCTAGGTCACAATTAACGCCTAACATATCACTAATTCAAAACAAGAAATATACTAATCGAAATTTAATCACTAAATCGTAGCCTCCTAATGTTAAATTTAAAGCAAACAACTCAAATAAAAAACTAATTAACACAAAAAAATCAGCCAAGTTGTGCAAGATCGTGAGCAAattgtcaagtgccgcacgtgcgaTTAGTTGAAAAGTAAGGACCTGACAAGAGACTTAAAATCATCAACACAGTCATACAAATATTTTTGCAAAGACTAACATTTTTGCACAACCTTCATAACCAACTACCATCATTGCTAACTTTTAGAGTGTTATCATCAAACAAATAATTTTTACAATAATGTGTAAATTAAGTACAATTGCATGAAGGAAAAAAGAATGCATGCATATGCTCTCCAAAACAGCTTTTGGGATCAAAGATTCAAAATATTAGCTGCTACATCTCATTTACTGAGTGTTAAGACTACCAACACCAGCAGCTTTTCCGACTTTCACCTAGCTATAAGCCCCTGCATTAAAAACATGTAAAAAATTGAGTGAGGCTGCCTAAAATGAAAATCATCTCAGTGATAATGAATTCAAACATGCTCAGCATCTATTTTgcaatttgttcattttttaaGTAATAAGCAGGATCAAGCATCTTTTCCCATTAATTCAATCCAAGTTGAATTAGAGGAACAGAATTTATCACATACATAGCTTCATAAAAAAGTTGCAGGTGCTAAGGTTGGAAAACATGTAATTTAGGAATTATAATTTTCATTCTGTattaaaataaattcaaaccAAATTAAAGATACAATAAACTCAAGAGGACAACTTGCAGTAGATTATATTCAAGGCTTACAAGCCTTTTTACAGGATAAACAggtaaaaagagatttttttattttttttaaaaagaatgcAGAAAATCAGATGAACGTATTGATTGTGAATTGTCAAATATAGTCAGgtctctctataacagtcatcctCTATAACAATATTTCACTATGATGATCAAGTTTTCTATAGAACCGACGTTCATATTATGTTATACTAGTTTTTGGCAATTCAATCAGTATAGATTTTTTGGAATGGTATAGATAATATTATAACATGCGTGTAGTGAGTAATTAAAAATTTGAAGAGAGAGAGTACAAGCTGAAGCTATTTAAGTTTAAATGATCAATATAATAAAAAATTATCAATAAAAATAGCCGATTACAGATAGGACAAGCAAGGGAGGAGTATGGCATTTTCTGTGAAAAACAATTTCTTACAATCCTCTTCAACCAAAAATACATGTTGGGTCCTTTCTTTAGTTTGACCTTTTCTGGGTCCTTTCTTTAGTTTGATCTTTTCTGGAAAAATATTAGTTTTTCTTGAATAATCCTTTCTAGTTTCTACGAAAACTAAAAAGACAAAGATTATATGTTATTAAATTAAACCAGAAGGGagtaattaataatatttaaaatCAGGAAAGTAAGAGACATGCAAATACAACCATCCTTGCATCTGTTTTTTCCTACAAAATCATAATTCATTCTTTTGCTGTTTGTGATAGCAAAAATAGGAAAGATACAATTCAAATATGCCTAAAATCAATTCTGTGTGTTAGAGGCAATTGCATCATCCATTTTTCTGTGTGAGATGATATTATGTTCCATCAAAAGCTTATTTGAAAGGCTGAGCAGACGTGAATTGACagtgattttttatttattaaattaaccgtgtttttaaaatttttatcttGTTGATCTTGAAAGATGATAAATTTATTGTAAATTGCTTTATGCTTTTATGctattattttgtttttttgtttaaaaaattatGCTTGAGCAGATATAATTGGGTGAAGACAATCCTGTAGCTGCAACATCATAGGCCAAAAATCTCAATCCGATTAATCTGCAAAGGGTTATTCCAACTGTAAAGTTCATTTTATCAAAACGTTATACGTTATAAAATAATACTATTCGCTCAGTTAATTGAACATTAGagcagaaaaacaaagaaaatagaagTATTATTTATCATTCCAAAATGAACTTACAGAAATTTATTAACTCTATTTCCATAAAAAGAATGAAATACAAAGAAAAAGTTGAAAAGGAAACACAACAAATATTGTTTCTGACAAAAGGAAGGGAAAATGGGCAAAGTGGTTTAAGTGATTTGAAGCTTTGATGTCAACTTTTATAGAGTAGAAATAAGGGAGAATACATAAATACCCGTTAAGATGACACCTTTTTTCAATAAGACACCTAAATTTTGCGGAGGTACTAACACCTCCTTAATCTTATTTACAGTGGATTTATCACCCCTTATGAGCTCACGTGGCATATAGAGTGTATTCACTCTCCAATAGCGCGTGAggtaaggtttttttttttttttaattcatttcaGCATTTGTTTCATTAAAAATACCTTTTCcttttactttatttattttatttaataatttCTTTTTCCTTATCTTCTTCACCAAGAAGACCCAattggttacttttttttttcttttttttttcctctgttTCTTCAAGATAGTCCTTCTATGGACTTTTCCGAATCATCCTTATTCTCTGTCTTTTTTTGCTTTTGATTTTTGTTATGGAGCTTGGGGTAAGTCATTGGAGATGGAATGGTGGTTTGAAGGTGATTTCTAATTTTCAAAGTTTGATTTGGTGATGGTTAATGCTATTTTGATTGGAGATAGAATGGTGGTTCTTCCAATTCTGGCTGGTTTGAAAAACAATACTTTTGTTTTCtatcttattcttttttttttttttagttgggTTCATTATTTTTTTTCCCTCCTAAAAATGAAGGTTGAAAGTGGTGAGGTTAAGGGATATTGATTTGGGGGTAAGAAGTTGGATAGATGTCGATTTAAATTTCAGATTTGATTTGGTGCTAATTTTAATTATTTGGTGGTGGTTTGGCAACTTTCGGTGGTGCTGTGGTGGAATTGGTGGTGCAGTGGCGGTGATGGGGTAGCTAAGGTGGGGGAACTTCTATAGAAGTTGAGGTGAAGAAAGggggaaagaaaaataaaagaaaagaaagaaaaggaatcaaataggaaaaataaaaaatcaaaaaatttaaaaatcaattTGACACGTGGCAAGTGATAATTGGTGCGTGAGTTGCACAGATTTGCTTATACTTGGGGTTGATCGAAAAAGGGTGAATGTATACTATTTTAAAGTTGTTCagggggggtcataggacccccgcaaagttaaGGTGTCATCTCCAGGGGTATTTATGTATTCTCTCGTAGAAATAACCCCTAAAAACTTAGAGGACTAAAAAAAAGTTAGAGATGTGAAAAGGATGTATTCTAAGTTCTCATTTATTACTTAAGACGTCTTAATCTGAATACACATATGAATGATTAAGACGTGTATTAAGATCTAGATGTCTGGATCTAAATGAATATCTAActattaagatgttgtctctagatctgaacAATTATGATTAACACTGCTTGCTTTTAATATCTGAATGTCCATGTTAAATTACacaatatcaataaaatattataaaaatttCATTTCAGTAAAATAAAAGTAGTTTTTtgatagaaaataatattttgaatatTTATCTTGCTTTTTCTGATAAGCAACACAAAGGGAATTCTGATATGCAGTGCTGGGAGTGTTATCATTAGTCTCaagtgaaaaatgaaaaaagaaaatatgCACAGATATAGCCTATCTTAATTACTGGCAGATGAACCATTCATTCACCAATTCTCCGGTTCAATGCAATTGATTTTCTTTCATTTACTATTATTAAAAgtctttttttgtcttttttttttcttttttatcttgAGGTTGTGGGGAAAAAGTTAATGTGGGGAAGATGAATGATAGAAACAATTAATACTAATAATAACTAAGGTAATTAATTTGCTATAATTAAAGAGTGTAAAAGGCTGTGAAAAGTAACATTGAAGATGAAGCAAACAAAAAGGATTGAATGAAAAATCCCAGAACATAATGAGTGAGTGCATAACGTTTTTGGGGAATTAAGTGTGGGAAGTTAAAGTGCAACTTCTAATTCCACCTTTATGTAATTAAAGCATTACTATTTAGTTATATAGTTAATTAGATTTTAATTTAGTGTAGGGGAAAATAATATTACTATTTAATTAGATATTTAGTGtaggggcaaaatagtaataCAACTTTGAAGATAAGAGCTTTTCAATTTTAGtacactacatatatatatatatatatatttaactccgcctgtgtgagctcgctcacattgccggtcccaagcccggataaaggagggttgccgagggtcaatcggaaacagcctctctaccctggtagaggtaaggctgcgtacatcttaccctccccagaccccactattgtgggattacactgggtttgttgtACTTGTACtacttgtacatatatatatatatatatatatatatatatatatatatatatatgtgtgtgtgtgtgtgtgtgtataacaaCATCTTGCTATAGCAGACAAAGAATATCTGGACAAACAATGTCTTTATAAAgataaagatatatatatatatatatatatatatatatatataacaacatCTTGCTATAGCACACAAAAAATATCTGGACAAACAATGTCTTTATAAAGAGATTTGACCATACTTACGTCTTTATAAAGAGATTTGACCATACTCAAAGATGGAATTTAACGTACCTAATTTTCAAGACTGGCCAATTCGAACTTGAAGCTCATAATTTCCCCAGCTTTCTTGCTCTTCTTGAATCTTCTTTGCACTAGCCTCGACTAGAGGGCCGCAATTATCTATATGGATTAATTTTAGCGTCGGTATTTCTCCAATACTCTGCGGGATCTCCTCCAATTCATTGACCGATATGAGGACTAGTTGCTCAAGCAGCGGAAAATTATCGTCAGATGCTTCCCATCTTTCCAGATATCCGTGGTTCAATCgtagatattttaatttttgaaacACAACATCTGCATTTAGTCTCCAATCTGTTCCCCTAAATCCACATTTTGCTTTGAGCACCTCAAGATTGGGTAAACTAGCCAGCACAACAGTATCTTCCCATGGAATAAAAGTACGAACTAAGGTCAATTGTTTGAGATTAGGCAGAAAAATATGCCTAGGGAGAGTGATTGCATCACGATATACTTTTGACACTATATGTAGTGTCTCAAGCCCCAGTAGAAGAAATGGGCAATCAACAATAGCAGACAACTCAGCATTGGATGCGCCTCTAATCTTTAGCTTATTCAGATTGGGAGTTCTTTGTAGGATTTCTGCAAGAAAAGGAGAGGAATCTAGAGCAAGTTTTTGCAAGTTATTGAGAAACAAAGGTCGTTCACCAATACCATAATTTTCAGCCTCAAGTGGATTAGCCATTTGAATTGACTCTCCGATATCGAGATGTCTTAGCTCTGACATTTTCCACATCTCTAGTGGTAGCTGCTGCACCTCTCTGCCTTCCAATATTAAGGTCTGTAGATTCCACAATTTGGCTAGTGAGGTAGCTTCATAAATTCTTGCAGCAACGTATCTCAAATGAACAAGCTGAAGTATTACACAAGAGAAATCATAAACGAATGAAGATTCATCCAAGTCCAACACCTTAAGCAGCTTGAAATGTGAAATAACCAGCTTGAAATGTGAAAAAAAGGAACCACGAACTTctgcaaataaaaaaaatcctGGAAAGACCAAGCTGCGGGTCGTGCTTGTAATACCACTCCCATGCTCTAGAAAATAATCATAGATTGAAGAGATATTATGTGCAAGAATCACTCGTCGTTGATCATTTAAGCCTTCTGAAGCAATGGCAGCCTTGTCCATGAAATGCACGACATTTTCAATTTGAGCTTGTCTTATACATAGTTGTCGAATGACATCATGAATTTTACAAGTTTTAATCCTTCCGTTAGCCCTTCTTCTACCAACCAAAATTAAACTCCTATCAATTAACTCTTCTAGATACTCCTCTGCCACCACTTCTATCATTTTATCGCTTCTTGCCTTTATGAATTGCTCAGCAATCCATAAGCGAGTCAACT
The sequence above is a segment of the Lycium barbarum isolate Lr01 chromosome 6, ASM1917538v2, whole genome shotgun sequence genome. Coding sequences within it:
- the LOC132600633 gene encoding putative late blight resistance protein homolog R1B-16; translated protein: MAYAALSSLMYTLQRLLQPNTCLVCESLRFIQQQQQQHVESAYQSLSALQVFLENTTKEIKDTETLKVIEKRIRDVIYKVEDRVDSSLRIILLADTRDDQEEACKSFNEELQQVEKEVDLLREEVMQIEFNKHGSKYAEAKACSSSRRYATEHNTVVGMEDDFNYIIDHLIAQTDELTVISIVGMGGIGKSTLARKVYDDPLIRHRFDTHVWVTVSENYNERQVLLDVVSSINRNKTDENSQQVSNDQLAEIVYKSLKGWRFLIVIDDLWTTEAWDQIQRSFPNDNKKSRILLTTRLKYVADYVSCSDFPPHNMSFLSLEDSWNLFTERVFRKDPCPPQLEEIGKHITRQCQGLPLSIVVVAGFLAKVDPTHDNWKKVQGNLNSFFGTVSEQCQAILSLSYSFLPQYLKACFLYVGCFPEDMEIGVSKLTRLWIAEQFIKARSDKMIEVVAEEYLEELIDRSLILVGRRRANGRIKTCKIHDVIRQLCIRQAQIENVVHFMDKAAIASEGLNDQRRVILAHNISSIYDYFLEHGSGITSTTRSLVFPGFFLFAEVRGSFFSHFKLVISHFKLLKVLDLDESSFVYDFSCVILQLVHLRYVAARIYEATSLAKLWNLQTLILEGREVQQLPLEMWKMSELRHLDIGESIQMANPLEAENYGIGERPLFLNNLQKLALDSSPFLAEILQRTPNLNKLKIRGASNAELSAIVDCPFLLLGLETLHIVSKVYRDAITLPRHIFLPNLKQLTLVRTFIPWEDTVVLASLPNLEVLKAKCGFRGTDWRLNADVVFQKLKYLRLNHGYLERWEASDDNFPLLEQLVLISVNELEEIPQSIGEIPTLKLIHIDNCGPLVEASAKKIQEEQESWGNYELQVRIGQS